The Canis lupus dingo isolate Sandy chromosome 8, ASM325472v2, whole genome shotgun sequence genome has a segment encoding these proteins:
- the GPR65 gene encoding psychosine receptor: MNSTCIEEQHYLDHYLFPVVYIFVVIASVPANIGSLCVSFLQAKKENELGIYLFSLSLSDLLYTLTLPLWIDYTLNNDNWTFSPALCKSSAFFMYMNFYSSTAFLTCIAIDRYLAVVHPLKFSFVRTRRFAFVASLSIWVLETMFNGVILWEDETAIEYCDAKKSNFTLCYDKYPLEKWQISLNLFRTCTGYAIPLVIIMICNQKVYQAVQHNQATEDGEKKRIIKLLMSITLTFVLCFTPFHVMLLIRSILEHDVDFNEHIFDHNKSGRQTYKMYRITVALTSLNCVADPILYCFVTETGRSDMWNILKFCTGKLNNSQGQRKRILSMSTRDTMELDILE; this comes from the coding sequence atgaacagCACGTGTATTGAAGAACAACACTACCTGGATCACTACTTGTTTCCAGTCGTTTACATCTTTGTGGTCATAGCCAGTGTTCCAGCCAACATcgggtctctgtgtgtgtcttttctgCAAGCAAAGAAGGAGAATGAACTAGGAATTTACCTCTTCAGTTTATCACTATCAGATCTGCTCTACACGTTAACTCTCCCTCTATGGATTGATTACACTTTGAATAACGACAACTGGACTTTCTCTCCTGCCTTGTGCAAGAGCAGTGCTTTCTTCATGTACATGAACTTTTACAGCAGCACAGCGTTCCTCACCTGTATCGCCATTGATCGGTACTTAGCGGTGGTCCACcctttgaagttttcttttgtaAGAACAAGAAGGTTTGCATTCGTGGCCAGCCTGTCCATCTGGGTATTGGAAACCATGTTCAATGGCGTCATTCTGTGGGAAGATGAAACAGCTATAGAATATTGTGACGCCAAAAAGTCTAATTTTACTTTATGCTATGACAAATACCCCCTAGAGAAGTGGCAAATCAGTTTGAACTTGTTTAGGACATGTACAGGCTATGCAATACCATTGGTCATTATAATGATTTGCAACCAGAAAGTCTACCAAGCTGTGCAGCATAATCAAGCCACGGAAGACGGTGAAAAGAAGAGAATCATAAAACTGCTTATGAGTATCACATTGACTTTTGTCTTGTGTTTTACTCCGTTTCATGTGATGCTGCTGATTCGCAGCATCTTAGAGCATGATGTGGACTTCAATGAACATATCTTTGACCACAACAAGTCTGGGAGGCAGACTTACAAAATGTACAGAATCACAGTTGCATTAACAAGTTTAAATTGTGTGGCAGATCCAATTCTGTACTGTTTTGTAACTGAAACAGGAAGATCTGATATGTGGAATATACTAAAATTCTGTACTGGGAAGCTTAATAACTCACAAGGACAAAGAAAAAGGATACTTTCTATGTCTACAAGAGATACCATGGAATTAGACATCTTGGAGTAG